The Plasmodium coatneyi strain Hackeri chromosome 11, complete sequence DNA segment catccttcctATAGGCAAGGTAAAGATGGTGTAGTTTTGGTATTCAATGGAAGGGGGACTTCctcaaccacccctaacaaccgtCCGTCCAACACCAACCACCACTACCATAAAGGggggttggtggtaggtgggttgttacgGTGGtctgtggaaggaaggtggttgTGGTGCTGGATATTCACCACCCCACGGTACCACCATTTTACCATTCCTCCATTACCTTAGTACTATTTATTCCTACTTCCACTTTTGTTCCCCCTATTCTTACAGATGTCACCTGTGGGAACAATGGCTTACAGCAACAATTAAAGGATGTTATCGACAACTGGCATAAGGACAAGAGGAAGACACAAAAGGATTGGGTAGGAACTATTATTTCCCATTATTATCAGGGAAAATACTGTGAATAAAGCGAAATATAAATACttaaagaaagaatgcaTGGGAATTTTCGGGTAAGTATGAGctgtatatgtatgtcccctttcccctttttcctgttGACAGGACCCATTGTGGAAGGAAATCGAGGGAAGGGTCGAGCTACTATCGAGCGACATATCAAAGTATAAAGAAGGTATGAAAAACTATTGTAATGGCCCCCCTGATCAAAGTACCAAGTTGACAGAAGCAGATAGTAATGCTTGTATGCTTATTACTGCAGGATTAAAGCATATCTACGAAATTAAAGTGGGCAAAGTAGAAAAGGGCGACCTAGCCAAGAAGAATAACAGAATATTTAGACAAACAGCGGCATGTATCATATTAAATGAACTCATAAGGAAATTAAGGGATAAGGCAAAATCTTGTACCCAGATAATAAGCATAGAGGAGGGCATAACTAAAGCATTCAGTGTCAGCGAAGAAATTAAGAAGGAAACTGCATGCAAGGGTGATAATGATTGTTTTGAGTGCAAACAGTTGGACTATTCCAACTGTACAATGAACAAAGAACGAGTGGGAAACAAGTTAAAGGAGAAATTCAATAGcgacaaaaaaatacaggaAGCACTGGAAGACATATATCCACCTTCCAACCCCAACCCCAACTCCACTGGAACAGgttatacaaagaaaaaacccgagaaggggaacaaggaaggagaaggaggaagaggaagggtaggaaggagaaggggaacGGGGAAGGAGAACGAGAGGGAGAAAGATAAGGGGAAcggagaagggaaggaacgaatACCAATGTATTCTTTCatcatccttccaccctaccacctgccaccacccctaacaaccttccttccaccaaccaccaccctaacaaccttccttccttccacctaccacccctaacaacaccttctttccttacagCCACTCTTAATGAATGGTTCACACGTTTTTCGAAGGATGTAATAGACGCGGAAAGACAGAACTATGAAGAATTAGAAACTGTACTAATCTTATGTGAAAGCTTGGAAACAGAGCTTGGTACCGGTATGGGCAAATACGCCGAATTCTGTAAAATAATGATGAAAAACATAATGTTAGTTACAGGCGTTCCAGagcaatataaaaacaaagacGGAAAAACACCATGtgagaagaaagtgaaaaatattcccttaTGTGATTTATTAAAAGCATGGATGTGGTATATGCACTGGTTTTGTGTTCCTACTAAGGTTATAGAATATGTCATTAAGGGGGCGAATGGTGTAAGGACGAACTTCATGAACCAAGGTGGGAAGTATGAGGAATGTTCTTATGATGCTGCATTTAAGATTCCTCTGGAAGACAAAAGGTATATGACAGGTGAAGCGGATGAACTATTTTCCAAAAGTACGTTGTATCATAAAATAGAAGGAGATACTAAGAAAACTTGGTGCGAAAGCAATAAATGGGAATATCGGGACCGTGAGACGAAGGATTCAATCAAACCACGAGcggatgaagaggaggaggaacaaattatCAGTGATGATGACAACTCAAATAACGTGCAGGAAATTATGAACCAAATTAACGaagtattaaaaaaggaggaagcaccACCTGTCAAAGTTCCTGAAGTACCAAAGGAAGTTCCACCCAAGAAGGTTGTTTCTGAGGAGACGAAGGAACCTGTCCTTGAGAAGGAAGATCCTTCCTCTCAGGAAAACGAAGTCGTCACCTCAGAAGACCCCTCAGAAGACCCCTCAGAAGACCCCTCAGAAGAAGATCCTCCTCGGGAAGAAGATCTTCctgagaaaaaggaagaagttgttGCTGAGGAGGAACTTCCTGAGAGCGACGGAGAAGCatctgaggaggaagaaaaactagCGTCGGGAGACGGCACTGAACAAACAGAGAAAGAAACAGGTAaaggaacacacacacacacacacacacactctcTCTCTCTCCACAAAAAAACCAGTCACCGCATACTGTTAGGTTCACTACTACCGAAGACCGTCTTGATGGGGTCGGTTACTTCCACCCcctagcaaccttccttccaccaaccacccctaacaatgtctacccctaacaatgtctacccctaacaatgtctacccctaacaatgtctacccctaacaatcttccacCCCTGGTGTGAGCACATAATATTTTAGTTCCATAATAACAGGTCCTGAGATcacatattaaaaaaaaaaaaaatcttccccttccataCTCCTTCCACTTACTCTTTCcctgcagaagaagaagctaaATCCGAAGATGAAAAAGCAGCTACTCCTCCTGTGGATGGTCCTCAAAAACCTGCTGATACCACTGTTCTAGGTGCTAAGAGTGGCGAAGCCACTCGCCTTCCTTCCGCTCTCCCACTTGTTAGCGAGAAAGGAATcgatcctttccttccttactttcCTTTGGCTCCTGCCGTGCTTGGTGTTTCTATCatgagttatctcctttggaaggtaagaaaaaggaaaaccttaatattagaagaaaaagggaaaaaaggaaaaaagtaaagaaagagaagaaaaagtgagaaaaaaaaaaaaaacgaaaaaaaggggttcaGGATTCCGCGTTTAGGGTGCGGGAATTTACATTTAaggtgtaggatttcgcattttagggagtgTGTGTTCGATGTGCCATTTAGGTGATGTAGCATTTTACACTTGGGTTTGATGTAGTTATTACTCTTGCGTGTGAAGAAACATTTCGCACCCCgattaaagaaacatttttttcccttttttttttttttttttttgttcagtactttggaattCTTCGCaagacaagaaaacgttacagaagagctcatcTTGTACGTGGTCCAtccttagaacagcagattgttgatcatgtggacgaaGGTGGTCCGCGTGAATATATCTTAGTAAAGGAGCccaaacctcgttctacgtctaaaaaaaggaggaaaaaacgtgcgAGTCGTCCTGTTATTCGAcgtaccattattgatattcatttagaagtgctagacgaatgtcaaaaaggggacctgcattcgacgaaggaagactttcttgaaattttggttcaagagtTTATGGGATCTAAATtcatgaaagaagaaaatcttcctaaggaaagtgttcaaagtttagattccgggtttagggaaggaagactttgtttttaaggaaggataTCTTTAAGGAAGAgcttccaagttcagattccgggtttagggaagaaagacTTTGCTCCTATGGAAGGTgtccctaaggaacaggttccaagttcagattccggattTAATGTTGATGTTTCTACGGAGAagatgttccaagttcagattacggcttttagggtgtagtaaatactttttttttttttttttgttgttttgttttgtgtattaaattgtttacatgttcatgtgtaattaatgtaagtgaaaaaggaagaaaaatttttttccccagtttattttgatttgttttgctaaaattttttttttgttatatgttttttgtctttataatatttttttttcgcatttttttatataataagaatattttttcaaaaatatcaggaccttttttctttttccgagCCCCTTTCTGggagtattctttccttatgtgcttattcaaacatacaaatgaaaaggaaagagaaggaaagaaggagtatgaagaaaaagaaagaaaaggaaaaaagaaggaaggaaaggtaaaATAGAAgcaatgaaggaaagaagtaaaagtcCCATTTAGCTTCTTACATTGTATGAACGTCGCtgttatttatgttcccttccttcctccgaaaggagggggaaggcctaaggaaggaaaggggggtctaaggaagggaaacaTTGCCTTTTCAATCCTCTTCCCCTGTAGGTGTTACACAACGACAGTGATACATACGATGTGacattacatgttttgataacctaccatcccaCGACCTGCCCGTGTAttatttgctcttctttctcttcccccGGTAGACGGTCTTGTGGACGGCGTAGTGTATGCAGAAGAAGAACGTACGGTGGAACTTTCGCCTGCTGAatcacctattgttgaattatctgtggaatattcagTAAAAGTATCTTCTGCGGACACATCAAAGTTCTGTCCAGTtgatcctttcttccttgtgcttcttcttcctcctccatttccagaatggttaccaaaccaagaataccatggtttatactaaaaggaaggaaggttgtgttaggggtggttgctGGAAGGAAAGTGGTGTTAGAGTTGGtatgtgggttgttaggtggtagggtggtaggtgaatTGTTAGGtagaaagaaggttgttagggtggtgataggaaggaagttttgtATGatttgttaggtgtggttagtggaaggaaggttgtgttaggggtgttagaatggaaggaaggttgttaggggtgataggtggaaggaagggagatctaaggaaggaagggtagAAAATACTACTAGTTATAGTAGTATTGTAATTATAACTTTACCTTATACAATATGAAAGGAGCGACTGTCATTCCGAGTGTACCAaagatagaagaaa contains these protein-coding regions:
- a CDS encoding SICA antigen, producing MHGNFRDPLWKEIEGRVELLSSDISKYKEGMKNYCNGPPDQSTKLTEADSNACMLITAGLKHIYEIKVGKVEKGDLAKKNNRIFRQTAACIILNELIRKLRDKAKSCTQIISIEEGITKAFSVSEEIKKETACKGDNDCFECKQLDYSNCTMNKERVGNKLKEKFNSDKKIQEALEDIYPPSNPNPNSTGTATLNEWFTRFSKDVIDAERQNYEELETVLILCESLETELGTGMGKYAEFCKIMMKNIMLVTGVPEQYKNKDGKTPCEKKVKNIPLCDLLKAWMWYMHWFCVPTKVIEYVIKGANGVRTNFMNQGGKYEECSYDAAFKIPLEDKRYMTGEADELFSKSTLYHKIEGDTKKTWCESNKWEYRDRETKDSIKPRADEEEEEQIISDDDNSNNVQEIMNQINEVLKKEEAPPVKVPEVPKEVPPKKVVSEETKEPVLEKEDPSSQENEVVTSEDPSEDPSEDPSEEDPPREEDLPEKKEEVVAEEELPESDGEASEEEEKLASGDGTEQTEKETGSLLPKTVLMGSKKKLNPKMKKQLLLLWMVLKNLLIPLEKGIDPFLPYFPLAPAVLGVSIMSYLLWKYFGILRKTRKRYRRAHLVRGPSLEQQIVDHVDEGGPREYILVKEPKPRSTSKKRRKKRASRPVIRRTIIDIHLEVLDECQKGDLHSTKEDFLEILVQEFMGSKFMKEENLPKESVQSLDSGISLRKSFQVQIPGLGKKDFAPMEGVPKEQVPSSDSGFNVDVSTEKMFQVQITAFRV